A single region of the Variovorax paradoxus genome encodes:
- a CDS encoding class IV adenylate cyclase, giving the protein MARNIEIKARIDSVERVALIAAKFADSGPIEIAQDDTFFRCENSADRLKLRTFAPDRAELIFYRRANSSGPKESFYLISPTTTPDTLRESLTLAWGQAGRVRKQRRLFIVGRTRVHLDRVEGLGEFLELEVVLKEGESAEAGVAEAHALMAQLGIASDQLVQGAYVDLLQQAA; this is encoded by the coding sequence ATGGCAAGAAACATTGAGATCAAGGCCCGCATCGACAGCGTGGAACGCGTGGCGCTCATTGCAGCGAAGTTCGCTGATTCAGGTCCCATCGAAATCGCACAGGACGACACCTTCTTCCGCTGCGAGAACAGCGCAGACCGCCTCAAGCTGCGCACCTTCGCGCCCGACCGCGCCGAGCTGATCTTCTATCGCCGCGCGAACAGCAGCGGCCCCAAGGAATCGTTCTACCTGATCTCGCCCACTACAACGCCGGACACGCTGCGCGAATCGCTCACGCTCGCATGGGGCCAAGCGGGCCGCGTGCGCAAGCAGCGTCGGCTCTTCATTGTGGGCCGCACGCGGGTGCACCTCGACCGTGTCGAAGGGCTCGGTGAATTTCTCGAGCTTGAAGTGGTTCTGAAAGAAGGCGAATCCGCCGAGGCTGGCGTGGCCGAGGCCCATGCGCTCATGGCGCAACTCGGCATTGCATCCGACCAGCTGGTGCAGGGCGCCTACGTCGATCTGCTGCAGCAGGCCGCATGA
- a CDS encoding cob(I)yrinic acid a,c-diamide adenosyltransferase — translation MSNRLSQIATRTGDDGTTGLGDNTRVPKDHLRVHAMGDVDELNSQIGLLLCEPMPEPVRELLVDVQHQLFNLGGELSMPGYTLLKADALLQLDNALAEHNAALPRLAEFILPAGTRAASLAHVCRTVARRAERAVVALGATAELNDALRQYLNRLSDLLFVLARVLNRMNGGDDVYWKSERMARAAAADAKDEGSPS, via the coding sequence ATGAGCAACCGACTTTCGCAAATCGCCACCCGCACCGGCGACGACGGCACCACCGGCCTCGGCGACAACACCCGCGTGCCCAAGGACCACTTGCGCGTGCATGCCATGGGCGACGTGGATGAGCTCAATTCGCAGATTGGCCTGTTGCTGTGCGAGCCCATGCCAGAGCCCGTGCGCGAGCTGCTGGTCGACGTGCAGCACCAGCTCTTCAACCTGGGCGGTGAGCTGTCGATGCCGGGCTACACACTGCTGAAGGCCGATGCGCTGCTGCAGCTCGACAACGCCCTTGCCGAACACAACGCCGCCTTGCCGCGCCTTGCTGAATTCATCCTGCCCGCGGGCACGCGCGCGGCCTCGCTCGCGCACGTGTGCCGCACGGTGGCACGGCGTGCCGAGCGTGCGGTGGTGGCACTCGGCGCCACGGCCGAACTCAACGACGCATTGCGCCAGTATCTCAACCGGCTCAGCGACCTGCTCTTCGTGCTCGCACGTGTGCTCAACCGCATGAACGGCGGCGACGACGTGTACTGGAAGAGCGAGCGCATGGCGCGCGCAGCGGCCGCCGATGCCAAAGACGAAGGAAGCCCATCATGA
- a CDS encoding GDSL-type esterase/lipase family protein, protein MKRRHLLHLLATVPATTLLAACGKRKPSTAALKSDARVLALGDSLTFGYGAPPGAAWPVKLGELTGWQIENAGINGDTSAGALERLPALLAAESYDAILIGIGGNDMLRGVSPSATRENLASLVSQARAHTPYVALLATPAPDAMRAAVGSLSDAPFYEEVAKSGQALLVANVYSSVLSDTSLRSDRIHANAQGYAKVAEQLADQLKAAGWR, encoded by the coding sequence ATGAAGCGACGACACCTCCTCCACCTGCTGGCCACCGTGCCCGCAACAACCCTGCTGGCCGCCTGCGGCAAGCGCAAGCCCTCCACCGCGGCGTTGAAATCGGATGCCCGCGTGCTCGCCCTGGGCGACAGCCTGACCTTCGGCTACGGCGCACCTCCCGGCGCGGCGTGGCCTGTGAAACTGGGTGAGCTCACCGGCTGGCAGATCGAGAACGCGGGCATCAACGGCGACACGTCAGCGGGGGCGCTGGAGCGTTTGCCGGCGCTGCTGGCCGCGGAAAGCTATGACGCCATCCTGATCGGCATTGGCGGAAACGACATGCTGCGCGGCGTGTCACCCTCGGCCACGCGCGAGAACCTCGCATCGCTTGTGAGCCAGGCACGCGCGCACACGCCGTATGTCGCGCTGCTTGCCACGCCGGCACCCGATGCGATGCGCGCAGCCGTGGGCTCGCTGAGCGACGCACCGTTCTACGAGGAAGTCGCGAAGTCCGGGCAGGCGCTGCTGGTTGCCAATGTGTATTCGAGCGTGTTGTCGGACACGTCGCTGCGCTCCGATCGCATCCACGCCAACGCTCAGGGCTATGCCAAAGTCGCGGAACAGCTCGCGGACCAGCTCAAGGCCGCGGGCTGGCGCTGA